From a region of the Ustilaginoidea virens chromosome 3, complete sequence genome:
- a CDS encoding translation elongation factor EF-1 alpha → MGKDDKTHINVVVIRCFAINIDTRHSHVDSGKSTTTGHLIYQCGGIDKRTIEKFEKASPEAAELGKGSFKYAWVLDKLKAERERGITIDIALWKFETPKYYVTVIDAPGHRDFIKNMITGTSQADCAILIIAAGTGEFEAGISKDGQTREHALLAYTLGVKQLIVAINKMDTTKWSEARYLEIIKETSNFIKKVGYNAKTVPFVPISGFNGDNMLTASTNCPWYKGWEKETKAGKSTGKTLLEAIDAIEPPKRPTDKPLRLPLQDVYKIGGIGTVPVGRIETGILKPGMVVTFAPSNVTTEVKSVEMHHEQLTEGVPGDNVGFNVKNVSVKEIRRGNVAGDSKNDPPMGAASFDAQVIVLNHPGQVGAGYAPVLDCHTAHIACKFSEIKEKIDRRTGKAVEAAPKFIKSGDSAIVKMVPSKPMCVEAFTDYPPLGRFAVRDMRQTVAVGVIKSVEKAAAGSAKVTKSAAKASKK, encoded by the exons ATGGGTAAGGACGACAAGACTCATATCAACGTGGTCGTCATC CGATGTTTCGCAATAAATATTGACACCCGTCACAGCCACGTCGACTCTGGCAAGTCCACCACCACTGGTCACTTGATCTACCAGTGCGGTGGTATTGACAAGCGTACCATTGAGAAGTTCGAGAAGGCAAGTCcg GAAGCCGCTGAACTCGGCAAGGGTTCCTTCAAGTATGCGTGGGTTCTTGACAAGCTCAAGGCCGAGCGTGAGCGTGGTATCACCATCGACATTGCCCTCTGGAAGTTCGAGACTCCCAAGTACTACGTCACCGTCATCG ACGCTCCCGGCCACCGTGATTTCATCAAGAACATGATTACTGGTACCTCGCAGGCTGATTGCGCCATCTTGATCATCGCTGCCGGTACTGGTGAGTTCGAGGCTGGTATCTCCAAGGACGGCCAAACCCGTGAGCACGCTCTGCTCGCCTACACTCTGGGCGTCAAGCAGCTCATTGTTGCCATCAACAAGATGGACACCACCAAGTGGTCCGAGGCCCGTTACCTGGAAATCATCAAGGAGACGTCCAACTTCATCAAGAAGGTCGGATACAACGCCAAGACCGTCCCCTTTGTCCCCATCTCCGGTTTCAACGGCGACAACATGCTTACTGCCTCCACCAACTGCCCCTGGTACAAGGGATGGGAGAAGGAGACCAAGGCTGGCAAGTCCACCGGCAAGACTCTTCTCGAGGCCATTGACGCCATTGAGCCCCCCAAGCGTCCCACCGACAAGCCCCTCCGTCTTCCCCTCCAGGATGTGTACAAGATTGGCGGTATCGGAACCGTCCCTGTCGGCCGTATCGAGACTGGTATCCTCAAGCCCGGCATGGTCGTCACCTTTGCCCCCTCCAACGTCACCACTGAAGTCAAGTCGGTGGAAATGCACCACGAGCAGCTTACCGAGGGTGTCCCCGGTGACAACGTTGGTTTCAACGTGAAGAACGTCTCCGTCAAGGAAATCCGCCGTGGTAACGTGGCCGGTGACTCCAAGAACGACCCTCCCATGGGCGCTGCTTCCTTCGACGCTCAGGTCATTGTTCTCAACCACCCCGGTCAGGTCGGTGCCGGTTACGCTCCCGTCCTGGATTGCCACACCGCCCACATTGCCTGCAAGTTCTCCGAGATCAAGGAGAAGATTGACCGACGTACCGGCAAGGCTGTCGAAGCCGCCCCCAAGTTCATCAAGTCTGGTGACTCTGCCATTGTCAAGATGGTTCCCTCCAAGCCCATGTGTGTCGAGGCTTTCACCGACTACCCTCCTTTGGGACGTTTTGCCGTCCGTGACATGCGACAGACCGTCGCCGTCGGCGTCATCAAGTCGGTCGAGAAGGCTGCCGCTGGCTCCGCCAAGGTCACCAAGTCCGCCGCCAAGGCCAGCAAGAAATAA